One Salmo trutta chromosome 12, fSalTru1.1, whole genome shotgun sequence genomic region harbors:
- the LOC115203140 gene encoding transcription factor E2F4, producing MELEVSRTELEGSDAPQSQRHERSLGLLTTKFVTLLQEAEDGVLDLKVAADTLAVRQKRRIYDITNVLEGIGLIEKKSKNSIQWKGVGPGCNTREIGDRLIDLKSELEDLDMRESELDQQRVWVQQSIKNVTEDTHNSPLAYVNHEDICSCFKGDTLLAVRAPSGTQLEVPIPEAVQNGQRKYQIHLKSAAGPIDVLLINKDPVNSTPMVLPVPPPEEMLQNTKSAAASADTTTNTPTHTFVKTTQSLGTGKPKAHSAAKPSDTSCTEKPAQQPPSLDTRSLQSSASLDNNLTVFEPIKSDSSDLLDFPKYFSDMFDPAKEMVSADLLEELMASEVFSPLLRLSPPPGDHDYIYNLDESEGLCDLFDVSILNL from the exons ATGGAGCTGGAGGTGAGCCGAACCGAGCTGGAAGGTTCTGATGCTCCCCAGTCTCAGAGACACGAGAGGAGCCTCGGACTTCTCACCACGAAGTTCGTTACTTTGCTGCAGGAAGCGGAGGACGGGGTGCTCGATCTCAAAGTA GCAGCAGACACCCTGGCCGTCAGACAGAAGAGGCGCATCTATGACATCACCAATGTACTGGAGGGCATCGGCCTGATCGAGAAGAAGTCCAAGAATAGTATTCAGTGGAA GGGAGTTGgcccaggctgtaacacaagggAGATTGGTGACAGGCTGATTGACCTGAAGTCGGAGCTTGAAGATCTGGATATGAGGGAAAGTGAGCTGGACCAGCAGAGGGTGTGGGTCCAACAAAGCATCAAGAACGTGACCGAGGACACACACAATAGTCC TCTGGCCTATGTTAATCATGAGGACATCTGCAGCTGCTTCAAAGGTGATACCCTCTTGGCGGTGCGTGCTCCCTctggtacgcagctggaggtgcCCATACCTGAAGCT GTTCAAAACGGTCAGAGGAAGTATCAGATCCATCTGAAGAGCGCTGCTGGGCCCATTGATGTTCTGCTCATCAACAAGGACCCAGTTAACTCAACCCCCATGGTGCTGCCAGTCCCGCCCCCTGAGGAAATGCTGCAGAACACCAAGTCTGCTGCAGCCTCTGCAGACACAACCACTAACACACCTACTCACACATTTGTCAAGACCACCCAGAGTCTGGGCACCGGCAAGCCTAAAGCACATTCAGCAGCTAAGCCATCAG ACACCTCCTGCACTGAAAAACCTGCTCAGCAACCACCATCATTGGACACCCGGTCCCTCCAGTCTTCTGCTTCATTGGACAACAACTTGACTGTCTTTGAACCAATCAAATCCGATTCATCTGACT TGCTGGATTTCCCCAAATACTTTTCTGACATGTTTGACCCCGCTAAAG agatggTGAGTGCAGATCTACTAGAGGAACTTATGGCTTCAGAAG tgTTCTCTCCACTCCTCCGCCTTTCTCCTCCCCCGGGTGACCATGACTACATCTATAACCTGGATGAGAGCGAGGGCCTCTGCGACCTCTTTGACGTCTCCATCCTCAACCTTTGA
- the LOC115202703 gene encoding cytochrome P450 2D3-like, which produces MIGSVMLLLFFLLFFFIRVRRPKNLPSGPRLLPILGNLLQLDPVNPLKDLERLKRRYGNVFCLYIGSWPVVVLNGLEAICEVLVTCTAEFSGRPNHLMISDITECKGVIMADFGSSWRDHRRFALTTLRNFGLGKRSMEDCILEEVSHICSELVQPHTHNVPHSHHHTYSCYYHHILSIQIKVPQYQPISVTICTILY; this is translated from the exons ATGATAGGTTCGGTGATGTTGTTGCTGTTTTTCCTCCTGTTCTTCTTCATCAGGGTCCGCCGACCGAAAAACCTCCCCTCAGGACCCCGTCTCCTGCCCATCCTCGGAAATCTGCTACAGCTGGACCCTGTCAACCCCCTCAAAGATCTGGAAAGG CTGAAGAGGCGCTATGGTAACGTGTTCTGTCTGTACATCGGATCATGGCCTGTCGTGGTTCTGAATGGCCTTGAGGCTATTTGTGAGGTACTGGTGACATGCACAGCTGAATTTTCAGGACGACCAAACCATCTCATGATCAGTGACATCACAGAATGCAAAG GGGTCATCATGGCAGATTTTGGCTCCAGCTGGAGGGACCACAGACGCTTTGCTCTGACCACGCTGAGAAACTTTGGTCTGGGCAAACGCTCCATGGAAGACTGCATCCTCGAGGAGGTCTCCCACATCTGCTCTGAGCTggtacagccacacacacacaacgtaccACATAGTCATCACCATACATATTCATGTTATTATCACCACATACTGAGTATCCAGATTAAAGTTCCGCAATATCAACCAATTAGCGTTACAATATGTACAATATTGTATTAA